tgatagATGGCAACTAATAGTGGGAAGCAAAAAATTCAAGTAAAAGATCATACATCCAGGAAAGAGTCTACATCACATCAGATGGGAGATGCACTTGTAGCACAGGCTCAATCACGGGATAAGATTGTGGAGTTTAGTTCTTCACATGTAACACGAGATTGTTCTCTTACTAGATGTGTGGTTGCTCTTGAAGAGATAAGAGACATTTCAGATGACATCTTTGGAAAAGCCTTGGAAAAGTTTAAGGATCCTGATCGGAGGGAAATGTTTATCGCCATGTCAAATGATAGGAGACGTGGGTGGCTATTTAGACTTTAAGGATAAAACTTTACTTGCATATGTACAAATCTCATACTCTGCTAACTACTGTATGTGTGCTTGTCTTATTGAATCATTTAGTTGCTACTGAACTTGTTTATTGG
This portion of the Trifolium pratense cultivar HEN17-A07 linkage group LG3, ARS_RC_1.1, whole genome shotgun sequence genome encodes:
- the LOC123918139 gene encoding uncharacterized protein LOC123918139, with product MWHADVANEGPKQKKLLLKVSQTATPASSTAPAYGAESASAAAPPNFHLCHAEKMATNSGKQKIQVKDHTSRKESTSHQMGDALVAQAQSRDKIVEFSSSHVTRDCSLTRCVVALEEIRDISDDIFGKALEKFKDPDRREMFIAMSNDRRRGWLFRL